One stretch of Candidatus Polarisedimenticolia bacterium DNA includes these proteins:
- a CDS encoding PAS domain S-box protein yields the protein MKEIHQATDTETESPERKLAHFERRFRLLDEHLRLLERERQKLSAIVHHTDAGFLVLDASLKVTWANSIFAREFSRNDHPGALVGAACNTLLCGEASICSHCPAARPFTTGKVAHHEMRLETEAQTRALYVTAMPIRSLTGETDQCIVMVQDVSDLEVLRSSQQALKESEERFRSIFEHAASGMTAVSPDGVLLQVNPAFCRFLGYSAEELIGRNVVDITDPADREPTRKLVAAGRDGSKTAMEMEKRYLRKDGSIAWGHISITWIRDAEGKPIVAVGLVEDIGERKHAEEALRQSEARKGAILDTALDAIITIDQAGIALEFNPAAEQLFGHRREEVLGRNILELIVPPEEQQKIREGLQKFFLTGESPLAGRHVEMPAMHRDGTRFPVEFAVSRIQTTGPPAFTAYIRDLTEQRQAEEALRQREDQLRHSQKMEAIGTLAGGVAHDFNNLLTGILGYAELLKLGSRPGEKVFQSAEVIEKAASRAASLTQQLLGFARRGKHQNVSLDLHASIQEVTGLLGRTLDKSINLRQELCTEPVMIQGDPGQMGQVILNLAVNAADAMTAGGDLVFRTSIVKLTDDQRARHAGHNGAHHVLLSVTDSGCGIPSDVLPRVFEPFFTTKERGKGTGMGLAMVYGIVQNHGGFIEIDTTVGHGTTFRLYFPEASRTDRPQSARLAAGQSRAGSGTVLVVDDEESVRCVATAFLEEMGYTVLTAKDGEEAVQIYRGSQVPIDLVIIDMIMPKLGGRDCFRALKKVNPEVRAIISTGYDVNAAAQEILDEGMRGFIQKPYLMRQLSDVVSAALKS from the coding sequence AAGGTGACCTGGGCCAACTCGATCTTCGCACGCGAGTTCTCGCGCAACGACCATCCCGGAGCGCTCGTGGGCGCAGCCTGCAACACCCTTCTGTGCGGCGAGGCGTCGATCTGCAGCCACTGCCCCGCCGCGCGCCCTTTCACCACGGGAAAGGTAGCGCACCACGAGATGCGACTGGAAACCGAAGCCCAGACGCGCGCCCTCTACGTCACCGCGATGCCGATCCGGTCCCTTACCGGCGAGACCGACCAGTGCATCGTCATGGTCCAGGACGTCTCCGACCTGGAGGTGCTGCGCAGCTCACAGCAGGCGCTGAAGGAAAGCGAAGAGCGCTTCCGCTCCATCTTCGAGCACGCCGCCAGCGGCATGACCGCCGTCAGCCCGGACGGCGTGCTGCTGCAAGTCAACCCCGCCTTCTGCCGCTTCCTCGGCTACTCGGCCGAAGAGCTGATCGGCCGCAACGTCGTGGACATCACCGACCCGGCCGACAGGGAGCCGACCCGGAAGCTGGTGGCCGCGGGCCGCGACGGGTCCAAGACTGCCATGGAGATGGAGAAGCGCTACCTACGAAAGGACGGCTCCATCGCCTGGGGGCACATCAGCATCACCTGGATTCGCGATGCCGAGGGAAAGCCCATCGTCGCCGTCGGCCTGGTCGAGGACATCGGCGAGCGCAAGCACGCCGAAGAGGCGCTGCGCCAGAGCGAAGCCCGCAAGGGAGCAATCCTGGACACGGCGCTGGACGCCATCATCACGATCGATCAGGCGGGGATCGCGCTCGAGTTCAACCCCGCCGCGGAACAGCTGTTCGGCCACCGGCGGGAGGAGGTCCTCGGCAGGAACATCCTGGAGCTGATCGTCCCGCCGGAGGAGCAGCAGAAAATCCGCGAGGGGCTGCAGAAGTTCTTTCTCACCGGCGAGAGCCCGCTGGCGGGAAGGCACGTCGAGATGCCCGCCATGCACCGCGACGGCACGCGCTTCCCGGTGGAGTTCGCGGTCAGCCGCATCCAGACCACCGGACCACCGGCCTTCACCGCCTACATCCGCGACCTCACCGAGCAGCGTCAGGCTGAAGAGGCCCTGCGCCAGCGCGAGGACCAGCTGCGGCATTCTCAGAAGATGGAAGCGATCGGCACGCTCGCCGGCGGCGTGGCGCATGACTTCAACAACCTGCTCACCGGCATCCTGGGCTACGCCGAGCTGCTCAAGCTGGGCTCCCGCCCCGGGGAGAAAGTCTTCCAGTCGGCGGAAGTGATCGAAAAGGCCGCCTCGCGCGCCGCTTCACTGACCCAGCAGCTGCTTGGCTTCGCGCGGCGCGGCAAGCATCAGAATGTCTCCCTGGATCTGCACGCCTCAATCCAGGAGGTGACCGGGCTGCTCGGCCGCACGCTCGACAAATCGATCAACCTGCGCCAGGAGCTGTGCACCGAGCCGGTCATGATCCAGGGGGATCCCGGCCAGATGGGACAGGTGATCCTGAACCTGGCGGTGAACGCCGCCGACGCCATGACTGCGGGCGGCGACCTGGTCTTCCGCACCTCGATCGTGAAGCTGACCGACGACCAGCGCGCGCGCCACGCGGGCCACAATGGAGCGCACCACGTTCTCCTGTCGGTAACGGATTCGGGGTGCGGCATCCCTTCCGACGTCCTGCCGCGGGTCTTCGAGCCCTTCTTCACGACCAAGGAGCGGGGCAAAGGGACCGGCATGGGGCTGGCCATGGTCTATGGCATCGTGCAGAACCATGGCGGTTTCATCGAGATCGACACCACCGTCGGACACGGCACGACCTTCCGGCTCTATTTTCCTGAGGCCAGCAGGACCGATCGGCCCCAAAGCGCCCGCCTGGCGGCCGGACAGTCGCGGGCCGGCAGCGGCACCGTCCTGGTGGTGGACGACGAGGAGTCGGTGCGCTGTGTGGCTACTGCGTTCCTCGAGGAGATGGGCTACACGGTCCTCACGGCGAAAGACGGCGAGGAGGCGGTGCAGATCTATCGCGGCTCGCAGGTTCCCATCGACCTGGTCATCATCGACATGATCATGCCGAAGCTCGGAGGGCGGGACTGTTTCCGCGCGCTGAAGAAAGTGAACCCGGAGGTGCGGGCCATCATCTCGACCGGCTACGACGTCAATGCCGCAGCCCAGGAGATCCTGGACGAGGGGATGCGCGGCTTCATTCAGAAGCCCTATCTTATGCGGCAACTCTCAGACGTAGTGTCGGCGGCGCTCAAGTCTTGA